Below is a window of Leucobacter sp. Psy1 DNA.
CCTCGGTCGACGAGACGCTCTCGGCGATGGAGAACCTCATCATCTTCGCGCGCCTGCTCGGGCTGTCCCGTGCAGAGGCGAGAGCGAAGGCCGTGGATCTGCTCGAGCGCTTCGGCCTCGCCGATGCCGCGAAGCGCCCACTGAAACGATTCTCGGGCGGCATGCGTCGCCGGCTCGACCTCGCGGCATCACTCATCGCGCAGCCCCCGCTCATCTTCCTCGACGAACCCACCACGGGTCTCGACCCCCGCACGCGCGGGCAGATGTGGGACACGATCCGCGAACTGGTGGCCACGGGTTCGACGGTGCTGCTGACGACGCAGTACCTCGACGAGGCCGATCAGCTCGCTGATCGCATCGCGGTGATCGACCACGGTCGTGTCGTCGCCGAGGGGACGGGCGACGAACTCAAGGCGTCGGTCGGCACCTCGTCGCTGCAGCTGCGCATCGCGCCGCGGGCCGGGGGCACCGTCGACGAGACGGACACCGCCGAGGTGCTGCGCGCCGTCGAGCGCGTCCTGGGCGTGCGCGGCACCGACTCGCCCGAGGGATCCCGCGTCACCGCGCCGATGACCGATCCGGACCGTGTCGCCGATCTGCTCATCGATCTTCGCGGCGCCGGTATCCGCCTCGCGGAGATGAGCGTGCAGAAACCCACACTCGACGAGGTCTTCCTCACCATCACCGGCCACGGAGCTGACGCTGGAGGAGACGACACTGATCAGGACTCGATCTCCGA
It encodes the following:
- a CDS encoding ATP-binding cassette domain-containing protein codes for the protein MTSQNEWAVEAEGLVKVFGDNRAVDGVDLQVRAGSVYGVLGPNGAGKTTTISMLATLLRPDGGSGRVFGHDVVREPQIVRQLIGVTGQYASVDETLSAMENLIIFARLLGLSRAEARAKAVDLLERFGLADAAKRPLKRFSGGMRRRLDLAASLIAQPPLIFLDEPTTGLDPRTRGQMWDTIRELVATGSTVLLTTQYLDEADQLADRIAVIDHGRVVAEGTGDELKASVGTSSLQLRIAPRAGGTVDETDTAEVLRAVERVLGVRGTDSPEGSRVTAPMTDPDRVADLLIDLRGAGIRLAEMSVQKPTLDEVFLTITGHGADAGGDDTDQDSISEPAMQKEVRA